From Prosthecobacter sp., the proteins below share one genomic window:
- a CDS encoding ABC transporter permease, which translates to MTLFFQQWSGELLKLFARRRTYIGFGAFVALQILVFLLIKKFGLPTQRLIAGSGENVSYYLSALTLASFVMGVSVFLLGALFLSLVAGDIVAKEGEDGHMRLLLARPVSRFRLLLLKYLTCTGYAVFMIQFLAWTAFVLGLALYGWGGGFFALVPEVSVVAFYDWGPGLQRYALSSLYLGLSMTTISSIAFFLSCFRIKPAAATIGALTYILVDFIMRTSGFMDNYQHLLITKHMASWGRILAETIDWPLIWRGYAVVLAVNISLFTLGYAVFESRDLKS; encoded by the coding sequence ATGACCCTCTTCTTCCAGCAGTGGTCTGGCGAGCTGTTGAAGCTCTTCGCCCGCCGTCGCACCTACATCGGCTTCGGGGCTTTTGTGGCGCTGCAGATCCTTGTGTTTCTGCTCATCAAAAAGTTCGGCCTGCCCACCCAGCGCCTGATTGCCGGCTCAGGCGAGAACGTGAGCTATTACCTGTCGGCGCTGACCCTGGCCAGTTTCGTCATGGGCGTTTCGGTTTTTTTGCTCGGTGCGCTGTTCCTCAGCCTGGTGGCGGGCGACATCGTCGCCAAAGAGGGGGAGGATGGCCACATGCGGCTGCTGCTGGCACGTCCGGTCAGCCGATTTCGTCTGCTGTTGCTCAAATACCTCACCTGCACCGGCTACGCGGTGTTCATGATCCAGTTTCTCGCCTGGACGGCGTTTGTGCTCGGCCTGGCGTTGTATGGCTGGGGTGGCGGTTTTTTTGCCCTCGTGCCAGAGGTGTCTGTCGTTGCCTTTTATGACTGGGGTCCTGGTTTGCAGCGCTACGCCCTGAGTTCGCTCTATCTCGGCCTCAGCATGACCACCATCAGCAGCATCGCCTTCTTTCTTTCCTGCTTCCGCATCAAACCAGCCGCTGCCACCATTGGAGCACTGACGTACATCTTGGTGGACTTCATCATGCGTACCAGCGGCTTCATGGACAACTATCAGCACCTCCTCATCACAAAACACATGGCCAGTTGGGGCCGCATCCTGGCGGAAACCATCGACTGGCCGCTTATCTGGCGTGGATACGCGGTGGTTCTTGCCGTTAATATCAGTCTTTTCACCCTGGGCTATGCCGTGTTTGAATCCCGGGACTTAAAATCATGA